From Solidesulfovibrio carbinoliphilus subsp. oakridgensis, the proteins below share one genomic window:
- a CDS encoding class I SAM-dependent methyltransferase, with amino-acid sequence MLEAEYATMFGAEEGHWWYRGLHDQVRKALDRCRQGKDGPLRVLDAGCGSGKVLELLARDGHAATGLDLSATALALAGRRGPFPLVRASVAALPVREAAFDVILSLDVLANLPPSAVPAALADCRRVLVPGGRLILNLVAFQSLYSDHDRAVGVVRRYRRGQVARLLAGAGFDVELLTYSNTLLFPAAALVRLWRKRERPGEVPRSDLSPLPGLLNTALARVRSFENDLMVGLGLPMPFGLSIFALARRPAGPGRPHPQPSRTRT; translated from the coding sequence ATGCTGGAAGCCGAATACGCGACCATGTTCGGGGCCGAGGAAGGCCACTGGTGGTACCGGGGCCTGCACGATCAGGTGCGAAAGGCCCTGGACCGCTGCCGCCAGGGAAAAGACGGCCCGCTTAGGGTCCTCGACGCCGGGTGCGGCTCGGGCAAGGTCCTCGAACTGCTGGCCCGGGACGGCCACGCCGCAACCGGCCTCGACCTGTCGGCCACGGCCCTGGCCCTGGCCGGACGCCGGGGCCCCTTTCCGCTGGTGCGGGCCTCGGTGGCCGCCCTGCCCGTGCGCGAGGCCGCCTTCGATGTGATCCTTTCCCTCGACGTCCTGGCCAACCTGCCGCCCTCGGCCGTGCCGGCCGCTTTGGCCGACTGCCGCCGGGTGCTGGTCCCGGGCGGGCGGCTCATCCTCAACCTCGTGGCCTTCCAGTCGCTCTATAGCGACCACGACCGGGCCGTCGGCGTGGTCCGGCGCTACCGGCGCGGCCAGGTGGCCCGGCTGCTGGCCGGGGCGGGTTTCGACGTCGAGCTTCTGACCTATTCCAACACGCTTCTTTTTCCGGCCGCCGCCCTGGTCCGGCTGTGGCGCAAACGCGAGCGTCCCGGGGAGGTTCCCCGGTCCGACCTGTCCCCGCTGCCGGGGCTGCTCAACACGGCCCTGGCCCGGGTCCGGTCGTTCGAGAACGACCTCATGGTGGGCCTTGGCCTGCCCATGCCGTTTGGCCTGTCGATTTTCGCCCTGGCCCGGCGTCCCGCCGGACCGGGCCGGCCCCACCCCCAACCGAGCCGTACAAGGACATGA
- the secA gene encoding preprotein translocase subunit SecA yields the protein MLKAIARKIVGSRNERYLKSLRPLVEAINAFEPQVQALSDDAMRARIVELRQEVAAGKALDDILPETFALVREGSVRSLGMRHFDVQLIGGITLHQGKIAEMKTGEGKTLVATLPIVLNALSAKGVHLITVNDYLAKRDAAWMGKLYNFLGLSVGVIVHGLDDAERQANYRADITYGTNNEFGFDYLRDNMKFYKEQLVQRELNFSIVDEVDSILIDEARTPLIISGQAEDSSTLYARIDAFIPLLRKEKDFTIDEKARTVLLTEDGVARMEDVLKIDNLYDAANITFQHHVLQALKAHHIFQRDVDYVVKDGQVLIVDEFTGRLMPGRRYSDGLHQALEAKEHVEVEAENQTLATITFQNYFRMYKKLAGMTGTADTEAVEFREIYDLEVISIPTHRAMVRKDFPDLVYKTQREKFEAIAHDVKELHEKGQPVLVGTVSIEKSELLSGLLQKTGVPHDVLNAKNHEKEAEIVAQAGHSGRVTIATNMAGRGTDIVLGPGVTDLGGLHILGTERHESRRIDNQLRGRSGRQGDPGSSRFYLALDDDLMRLFGSDRLKGLMDKLGMEDGEPIENRMVSRAIENAQKRVEAHNFEIRKQLLEYDNVMNQQREVIYSRRRQLMETSTPETFALDYIEDIVDEIFVPLEAAKGAPDAESLEVARTQIEDLLDLKIDLATGDAAEKQAVLDAAKSRQQNLSDIAGDHYKEIARYFLLDTLDRHWKEHLLSMDHLRDGIGLRGYGQKDPKQEYKREGFELFQQLIYSMRDAAIRALSRVQIRSEVKEQEFQHKDETANLKYSAAEPAEEGKPEPKRRHEPKVGRNDPCPCGSGKKYKKCCGAK from the coding sequence ATGTTGAAAGCCATTGCCCGAAAGATCGTCGGGTCGCGAAACGAACGCTATCTGAAAAGCCTGCGCCCCCTCGTCGAAGCCATAAACGCCTTCGAGCCCCAGGTGCAGGCCCTGTCCGACGACGCCATGCGCGCCCGGATCGTGGAGTTGCGCCAGGAGGTGGCGGCCGGGAAAGCCCTGGACGACATCCTGCCCGAGACCTTCGCCCTGGTGCGTGAGGGCTCGGTCCGGTCGCTCGGCATGCGCCACTTCGACGTGCAGCTGATCGGCGGCATAACCCTGCACCAGGGCAAGATCGCGGAGATGAAGACCGGTGAAGGCAAGACGCTCGTCGCCACCCTGCCCATCGTATTAAACGCCCTGTCCGCCAAGGGCGTGCACCTGATCACCGTCAACGACTACCTGGCCAAGCGCGACGCCGCCTGGATGGGCAAGCTCTACAATTTCCTCGGCCTTTCCGTCGGCGTCATCGTCCATGGCCTCGACGACGCCGAGCGGCAGGCCAACTACCGGGCCGACATCACCTACGGCACCAACAACGAGTTCGGCTTCGACTACCTGCGCGACAACATGAAGTTCTACAAGGAACAGCTCGTGCAGCGGGAACTCAACTTCTCCATCGTCGACGAAGTGGACTCCATCCTCATCGACGAGGCCAGGACGCCGCTGATCATCTCCGGCCAGGCCGAGGATTCCTCCACGCTCTACGCCCGGATCGACGCCTTCATTCCGCTTCTGCGCAAGGAAAAAGACTTCACCATCGACGAAAAGGCCCGGACCGTGCTTTTGACCGAAGACGGCGTGGCCCGCATGGAAGATGTCTTAAAGATCGACAACCTCTACGACGCGGCCAACATCACCTTCCAGCACCACGTGCTCCAGGCCTTGAAAGCCCACCATATCTTCCAGCGCGACGTGGACTACGTGGTCAAAGACGGGCAGGTGCTCATCGTCGACGAATTCACCGGCCGGCTCATGCCCGGCCGCCGCTACTCCGACGGCCTGCACCAGGCCCTCGAAGCCAAGGAGCACGTGGAGGTCGAGGCCGAAAACCAGACGCTGGCCACCATCACCTTCCAGAACTATTTCCGGATGTACAAAAAGCTCGCCGGCATGACCGGCACGGCCGACACCGAGGCCGTGGAATTCCGGGAAATCTACGACCTGGAGGTCATCTCCATCCCCACCCACCGGGCCATGGTCCGCAAGGACTTCCCGGACCTGGTCTACAAGACCCAGCGGGAGAAGTTCGAGGCCATCGCCCACGACGTGAAGGAGCTTCACGAAAAAGGCCAGCCGGTCCTGGTCGGCACGGTCTCCATCGAGAAGTCGGAACTCCTGTCCGGCCTGCTGCAAAAAACCGGCGTGCCCCACGACGTCCTAAATGCCAAGAACCACGAGAAAGAGGCCGAGATCGTGGCCCAGGCCGGCCACTCCGGCCGGGTGACCATCGCCACCAACATGGCCGGCCGCGGCACGGACATCGTGCTCGGGCCGGGCGTGACCGATCTCGGGGGCCTGCACATCCTCGGCACCGAGCGCCACGAGTCCAGGCGCATCGACAACCAGCTGCGCGGCCGTTCCGGCCGCCAGGGCGACCCCGGCTCCTCGCGCTTCTACCTGGCCCTCGACGACGACCTGATGCGCCTTTTCGGCTCGGATCGCCTCAAGGGCCTCATGGACAAGCTCGGCATGGAAGACGGCGAGCCCATCGAGAACCGCATGGTCTCCCGGGCCATCGAGAACGCCCAGAAACGGGTCGAGGCCCACAACTTCGAAATCAGAAAGCAGCTCCTCGAATACGACAACGTCATGAACCAGCAGCGCGAGGTCATCTACTCCCGCCGCCGCCAGCTCATGGAGACGTCCACCCCCGAGACGTTCGCCTTGGACTATATCGAGGACATCGTGGACGAGATCTTTGTCCCGCTCGAAGCGGCCAAGGGCGCCCCGGACGCCGAGAGCCTGGAGGTGGCCCGGACCCAGATCGAGGACCTCCTGGACCTGAAGATCGACCTGGCCACCGGCGACGCGGCCGAGAAGCAGGCCGTCCTCGACGCGGCCAAAAGCCGCCAGCAGAACCTGTCGGACATCGCCGGCGACCACTACAAGGAAATCGCCCGCTATTTTCTCCTGGACACCCTGGACCGGCACTGGAAGGAGCACCTCCTGTCCATGGACCACCTGCGCGACGGCATCGGCCTGCGCGGCTACGGCCAGAAGGACCCCAAGCAGGAATACAAGCGCGAGGGCTTCGAGCTCTTCCAGCAGCTCATCTACAGCATGCGCGACGCGGCCATCCGGGCCCTGTCCCGGGTGCAGATCCGAAGCGAGGTCAAGGAACAGGAGTTCCAGCACAAGGACGAGACGGCCAACCTCAAGTATTCCGCGGCTGAGCCAGCCGAGGAAGGCAAGCCGGAGCCCAAGCGGCGCCACGAGCCCAAGGTCGGCCGCAACGATCCCTGCCCCTGCGGCAGCGGCAAGAAGTACAAGAAATGCTGCGGCGCGAAATGA
- a CDS encoding PTS system mannose/fructose/sorbose family transporter subunit IID, whose translation MGEKSGELDARTLVSCFLRCYLIGAAYNTRGLQHVGLAYAMEPGLTVLYPDPDLRSRIFDRYLNLYNTHFFWTPLLVGLFLSLEVKIARGVVPSEMLDSVKTTTAFTLSAIGDTFFSASIMGLWGLSAACLVAWGHYGLLAALTAALFLAAQVFKAMTFRAGYREGFHVLRRLKRWDLVNLGRKVKVANAALLTVFWILAHPRAGTPSLADAALVVVLAAWAATRPSVSRELALLALAAGWVLVRSMWPA comes from the coding sequence TTGGGGGAAAAAAGCGGAGAACTCGACGCCAGGACCCTTGTGTCCTGTTTTTTGCGTTGCTACCTGATCGGGGCCGCCTACAACACCCGTGGGCTGCAGCACGTCGGCCTGGCCTATGCCATGGAGCCGGGGCTCACCGTCCTCTATCCCGATCCGGACCTGCGAAGCCGCATCTTTGACCGCTACTTGAACCTCTACAACACCCATTTTTTCTGGACACCGCTTCTGGTCGGCCTCTTTTTGTCCCTGGAGGTCAAGATCGCCCGGGGGGTGGTGCCGTCGGAGATGCTCGACAGCGTCAAGACCACCACGGCGTTTACCCTGTCGGCCATCGGCGACACGTTTTTTTCCGCCAGCATCATGGGCCTGTGGGGGCTTTCCGCCGCCTGCCTGGTGGCCTGGGGCCATTACGGCCTGCTGGCGGCCCTGACGGCCGCCCTGTTCCTGGCGGCCCAGGTTTTCAAGGCCATGACCTTCCGGGCCGGCTACCGGGAAGGTTTCCATGTGCTCAGGAGGCTCAAGCGCTGGGATCTGGTCAACCTCGGCCGCAAGGTCAAGGTGGCCAATGCCGCGCTTTTGACCGTGTTCTGGATTCTCGCCCATCCCCGGGCCGGGACGCCCTCCCTGGCCGACGCGGCCCTGGTGGTCGTGCTGGCGGCCTGGGCCGCGACCCGACCGTCGGTGTCGCGGGAATTGGCGCTCTTGGCCCTGGCCGCCGGCTGGGTGCTCGTGCGCTCCATGTGGCCGGCCTGA
- a CDS encoding HPr family phosphocarrier protein, with the protein MTNQTSYAESQAQNDILPRDGGFSLRVRVLNDQGLHARPAARLAQEAQKFPCDIRLVHGDEAVDAKSILDILTLAAGHGSELELRANGPEAEDALTHLGALIRNRFK; encoded by the coding sequence ATGACCAACCAAACCTCATACGCCGAGTCCCAGGCCCAAAACGACATCCTGCCCCGGGACGGCGGCTTTTCCCTGCGCGTCCGGGTCTTAAACGACCAGGGCCTCCACGCCCGGCCGGCCGCCCGCCTGGCCCAGGAAGCCCAGAAGTTCCCTTGCGACATACGCCTCGTGCACGGCGACGAGGCCGTGGACGCGAAAAGCATCCTCGACATCCTGACCCTGGCCGCCGGCCACGGCAGCGAGCTGGAACTGCGGGCCAACGGCCCCGAGGCCGAGGACGCCCTGACCCATCTGGGGGCCCTCATCCGCAACCGATTCAAGTAG
- a CDS encoding TIGR04282 family arsenosugar biosynthesis glycosyltransferase encodes MDVRLLVCLKAPLPGLVKTRLAAGIGPEAALGAYRAMVADVLAAADASGLPTTLHFAPTDALPAVRDLCGRDRTYRPQAAGDLGARMAGALADAFAAGAGAALLVGGDLPLLTGSLLARAAGLLATADAVLGPATDGGYYAIGFTRAGFCREAFADMPWSTPAVAGRTLAVLGRTGRRVALLPALPDCDTPADLAALSRPPWRELLAGTAFGAFLAALPRDSFDHNPAYRLSMP; translated from the coding sequence ATGGACGTCCGGCTGCTCGTGTGCCTCAAGGCCCCCCTGCCCGGGCTGGTCAAGACCCGGCTGGCCGCCGGCATCGGCCCGGAAGCGGCCCTTGGCGCCTACCGGGCCATGGTGGCCGACGTCCTGGCCGCGGCCGACGCCTCGGGCCTGCCGACGACCCTCCACTTCGCCCCGACGGATGCCCTCCCGGCCGTGCGCGACCTGTGCGGCCGGGATCGAACGTACCGGCCCCAGGCGGCCGGCGACCTCGGGGCGCGCATGGCCGGGGCCCTGGCCGACGCCTTTGCGGCCGGGGCCGGGGCGGCGCTCCTGGTCGGCGGCGACCTGCCGCTCTTGACGGGCAGTCTCCTGGCCCGGGCGGCCGGGCTCCTCGCCACGGCCGACGCGGTCCTCGGCCCGGCCACCGACGGCGGCTACTACGCCATCGGCTTCACCCGGGCCGGCTTTTGCCGGGAGGCCTTTGCCGACATGCCCTGGAGCACCCCGGCCGTGGCCGGGCGGACGCTGGCCGTCCTTGGCCGGACCGGCCGGCGGGTGGCCCTTTTGCCCGCGCTTCCGGACTGCGACACCCCGGCCGACCTGGCCGCCCTGTCCCGGCCGCCCTGGCGGGAGCTGCTTGCCGGCACGGCCTTTGGCGCTTTTCTGGCGGCCCTGCCCCGCGATTCGTTTGACCACAACCCGGCCTATCGTTTATCCATGCCATAA
- a CDS encoding (Fe-S)-binding protein: MPSELAPVHCLHGQGRRPECILCGRCLSACPLFAATGREELSPRAKFFLARAVAEGRADLSKKAADLLATVCLSCGKCENACPLGLCGPDLVAELRAAHPGFAGFLWKLWIEQAGLMWPVARSLSRLLPGNIPIEAVAQAKSAIEAMGSGRAPRPWLFPRSFDQGHAGKKAVIFAGCVAEHANPRWKDAARRLLAGLGVTVLPDPGFTCCGCTLGHAGAPDAQAAMQQHNIEAWRKAGRPLMVVFCATCRCGLRAYARKDLGLSMDELGLWRENLVSLAELMGDTDFTVGEAAPPAVRYHRPCHGAGGNQDLAFLRRAMGERLVFRESETPCCGFGGLTKLTSPELSEKVAAHALAIYQPKPGEQIVTGCAGCVTQLRSAAPGDVAVGHWLELVG, from the coding sequence GTGCCAAGCGAACTCGCCCCCGTCCACTGCCTGCACGGCCAGGGCCGCCGGCCGGAATGCATCCTGTGCGGCCGCTGCTTGTCCGCCTGCCCCCTTTTCGCGGCCACCGGCCGCGAGGAGCTGTCCCCGCGCGCCAAATTCTTCCTGGCCCGGGCCGTGGCCGAAGGCCGGGCCGATTTGTCCAAAAAGGCGGCCGACCTCCTGGCCACGGTCTGCCTGTCCTGCGGCAAGTGCGAAAACGCCTGTCCGCTCGGGCTTTGCGGCCCGGATCTGGTGGCCGAGCTGCGGGCCGCGCATCCGGGGTTCGCCGGATTTCTGTGGAAGCTGTGGATCGAGCAGGCCGGGCTCATGTGGCCGGTGGCCCGTTCGCTCTCGCGCCTCCTGCCCGGCAACATCCCCATCGAAGCCGTGGCCCAGGCCAAAAGCGCCATCGAGGCCATGGGCTCGGGCCGGGCCCCCAGGCCGTGGCTCTTTCCCCGGTCCTTCGACCAGGGCCATGCCGGGAAAAAGGCCGTCATTTTCGCCGGCTGCGTGGCCGAGCACGCCAACCCGCGCTGGAAGGACGCCGCCCGGCGCCTTTTGGCCGGCCTTGGCGTCACGGTGCTCCCGGACCCGGGGTTCACCTGCTGCGGCTGCACGCTCGGCCACGCCGGAGCCCCGGACGCCCAGGCCGCCATGCAGCAGCACAACATCGAGGCCTGGCGCAAGGCCGGCCGGCCGCTGATGGTCGTTTTCTGCGCCACCTGCCGTTGCGGCCTGCGGGCCTATGCCCGCAAGGACCTGGGCCTTTCCATGGACGAGCTTGGCCTCTGGCGCGAAAATCTCGTGTCCCTGGCCGAACTCATGGGCGACACCGATTTCACGGTGGGCGAGGCCGCGCCCCCGGCCGTGCGCTACCACCGCCCCTGCCACGGGGCCGGCGGCAACCAGGACTTGGCCTTTTTGCGCCGGGCCATGGGCGAGCGGCTGGTCTTTCGCGAAAGCGAGACCCCGTGCTGCGGCTTCGGGGGCCTGACCAAGCTCACCTCGCCGGAACTCTCCGAAAAGGTGGCCGCCCACGCCCTGGCCATCTACCAGCCCAAGCCCGGCGAGCAGATCGTCACCGGCTGCGCCGGCTGCGTGACGCAACTGCGAAGCGCCGCCCCGGGCGACGTCGCCGTCGGCCACTGGCTGGAACTTGTGGGCTGA
- the smpB gene encoding SsrA-binding protein SmpB → MSAKESGEKLIAQNKKARHLYEFIDKYEAGLVLVGTEVKSLRAGHISFKDGYVKFTATEAFLVGVHIAPYENAGQDGHDPERPRKLLLHAAEINTLRAKVEQKGLTVAPVRVYFKNGKVKVEIALCRGKKTFDRRDDLKNRDLARDAARELARH, encoded by the coding sequence ATGTCAGCCAAAGAATCCGGCGAGAAACTGATCGCCCAGAACAAAAAAGCCAGGCACCTCTACGAATTCATTGATAAATACGAAGCCGGCCTGGTGCTTGTCGGCACCGAGGTCAAATCCTTGCGGGCCGGCCACATCAGCTTCAAGGACGGCTACGTGAAGTTCACCGCCACCGAGGCCTTTCTCGTCGGCGTCCACATCGCGCCCTACGAAAACGCCGGCCAGGACGGCCACGACCCGGAACGGCCGCGGAAACTTCTCCTGCACGCCGCGGAAATAAACACCCTGCGCGCCAAGGTGGAGCAGAAAGGCCTCACCGTCGCGCCGGTGCGGGTGTATTTCAAAAACGGCAAGGTCAAGGTGGAGATCGCCCTTTGCCGGGGCAAGAAGACCTTCGACCGCCGCGACGACCTGAAAAACCGGGACCTGGCCCGGGACGCGGCCAGGGAGCTGGCCAGGCACTAG
- a CDS encoding FAD-binding oxidoreductase: MTGSPPLSPAARRFLAQCFPGDAAVTSPEETLVYGTDASRRFAPASAVVRPETLEQVRELLAFAQAERIPILPRGRATNTVGDCVPVTGGIVVSTARLNRILEIDARDFVAVVEPGVVTGDLQAALAKERLFYAPDPASVKFSTLGGNAATCAGGMRAVKYGVTRDHILGIEAVLPGGDLLVAGGRTHKNVVGLDLTRLLVGSEGTLAFFTKLTVKLLPLPVATATLAVAYPTVDAALSAADDVFRAGILPVALELLGREAMQAVAAIAAVPWPDAAGAALFIRVDGSPEAVAADLRLLTAATAPAGPVWSQAAATPEAEEPLWELRRLLNPASFKAAPDKISDDVTVPRGRLREAAAGIAAIGREQRVRILVFGHIGDGNLHVNIMHDAAVADERDRALTARERVLMLCLGLRGTLSGEHGVGLSKLPFLDRQLDATHRTILSRIKAVFDPAGIMNPEKAY, translated from the coding sequence ATGACCGGCTCCCCCCCCCTTTCCCCGGCCGCCCGCCGCTTCCTGGCCCAGTGCTTCCCCGGCGACGCGGCCGTCACCTCGCCCGAGGAGACCCTCGTCTACGGCACCGACGCCTCGCGCCGGTTCGCTCCGGCCTCGGCCGTGGTCCGTCCCGAAACCCTCGAACAGGTCCGGGAACTGCTGGCCTTCGCCCAGGCCGAGCGCATCCCCATCCTGCCGCGCGGCCGGGCCACCAACACCGTGGGCGACTGCGTGCCGGTCACCGGCGGCATCGTGGTCTCGACCGCGCGTTTAAACCGCATCCTTGAGATCGACGCCCGGGACTTCGTGGCCGTGGTCGAACCCGGCGTGGTCACCGGCGACCTCCAGGCCGCCCTGGCCAAGGAACGGCTTTTCTACGCCCCGGACCCGGCCAGCGTGAAGTTTTCCACCCTCGGCGGCAACGCCGCCACCTGCGCCGGCGGCATGCGGGCCGTCAAGTACGGCGTCACCCGCGACCACATCCTCGGCATAGAGGCCGTGCTGCCGGGCGGCGACCTCCTGGTGGCCGGCGGCCGGACCCACAAGAACGTGGTCGGCCTGGACCTGACCCGGCTGCTGGTCGGCTCGGAAGGGACGCTCGCGTTTTTCACGAAACTGACGGTCAAGCTCCTGCCCCTGCCCGTGGCCACGGCCACCCTGGCCGTGGCCTATCCGACCGTGGACGCGGCCCTTTCCGCCGCCGACGATGTCTTTCGGGCCGGCATCCTGCCCGTGGCCCTGGAGCTGCTCGGCCGGGAGGCCATGCAGGCGGTGGCCGCCATCGCCGCCGTGCCCTGGCCGGACGCGGCCGGGGCCGCGCTGTTCATCCGGGTCGACGGTTCCCCCGAGGCCGTGGCCGCGGACCTGCGCCTGCTCACCGCGGCCACGGCCCCGGCCGGCCCGGTCTGGAGCCAGGCCGCGGCCACGCCCGAGGCCGAGGAGCCGCTCTGGGAACTGCGCCGCCTGCTCAATCCCGCGTCCTTCAAGGCCGCGCCGGACAAGATCAGCGACGACGTGACCGTGCCGCGCGGCAGGCTTCGCGAGGCCGCCGCCGGCATCGCGGCCATCGGCCGGGAACAGCGCGTGCGCATCCTGGTCTTCGGCCACATCGGCGACGGCAACCTCCACGTCAACATCATGCACGACGCGGCCGTGGCCGACGAACGCGACCGGGCGCTCACCGCCCGCGAACGGGTCCTCATGCTGTGCCTGGGGCTTCGGGGCACCCTGTCCGGCGAACACGGGGTCGGGCTCTCCAAGCTCCCCTTCCTCGACCGCCAGCTCGACGCCACCCACCGGACGATCCTTAGCCGGATCAAGGCCGTGTTCGACCCGGCCGGCATCATGAATCCCGAGAAGGCCTATTAG
- a CDS encoding TIGR04283 family arsenosugar biosynthesis glycosyltransferase: MIPPRPLRPLFSVVTPVLGEAGRINDLVDHIRMSGYGLALEIIVVDGDPASSTLAALSREGVLGLTAPRGRASQLNAGAAAARGENLLFLHADTRLPAGAFQAAAAALDGPADAGAFSLAIRSKNPLLACIAAGATLRSRLFSLPYGDQAQFVRRDLFNAMGGFPAIPLMEDVALMRTIVRAGGRVVILPLRATTSARRWRAEGILKTTARNLALITLYSLGVAPARLARLYPAMPDLARRGRG, encoded by the coding sequence ATGATCCCACCGCGTCCCCTGCGCCCCCTTTTTTCCGTGGTAACGCCCGTGCTCGGCGAGGCCGGACGGATAAACGACCTGGTGGACCACATCCGCATGTCGGGCTACGGCCTGGCCCTGGAAATCATCGTGGTGGACGGCGATCCGGCCTCTTCGACCCTGGCCGCCCTGTCCCGGGAGGGGGTCCTCGGGCTGACCGCCCCCCGGGGCCGGGCCAGCCAGCTCAATGCCGGCGCGGCCGCCGCCCGGGGCGAAAACCTGCTTTTTCTCCATGCCGACACCAGGCTTCCGGCCGGAGCCTTCCAGGCGGCGGCCGCCGCCCTTGACGGGCCGGCCGACGCCGGGGCCTTTTCCCTGGCCATCCGCTCGAAAAATCCGCTGCTCGCCTGCATCGCGGCCGGGGCCACCCTGCGCTCGCGGCTTTTTTCCCTGCCCTACGGCGATCAGGCCCAGTTCGTGCGGCGCGACCTTTTTAACGCCATGGGCGGTTTCCCGGCCATCCCCCTCATGGAGGACGTGGCCCTCATGCGGACCATCGTCCGGGCCGGGGGCCGGGTCGTCATCCTGCCTCTGCGGGCCACCACTTCGGCCAGGCGGTGGCGGGCCGAAGGCATCCTGAAGACCACGGCCAGGAACCTCGCGCTCATCACCCTTTACAGCCTTGGCGTGGCGCCCGCCCGGCTGGCCCGGCTCTACCCGGCCATGCCGGACCTGGCCCGCCGGGGCCGGGGCTAA
- the ptsP gene encoding phosphoenolpyruvate--protein phosphotransferase encodes MATLKGIPVSAGISIGRAFFLNRSGVGPLPRQTLAESLTEAETVRLDKAFEQFGLEIDQARERIPAELKEHGLILDSHLMILKDPKLAGAAKKYIRSLRINAEWALDKAVDDLEKAFAALDDPYFRDRIQDVRTVAGRVQARLTGQASEMKAIENRVVLMAHDISPADTATLQTDKIMALVTVQGGKTSHTGILARTLGIPAVVGVTELEREVRDGDLVVVDGLRGVVVLSPGEAELERLSDLKYQFEAYQAGIMRGCHLPGETIDGYRVKVKANIEMLEEVPTVVNNGGEGIGLYRTEYSYMNRSKLPTEEELYQEYLDLATIMSPRRVTLRTLDAGADKFVSTLGALDERNPALGLRAIRLCMRHRDIFKTQLRAILRASLAGNVSVMFPMISGLREIRQAKAMLAEAKAELRQEGSRFEADMPVGIMMELPSAVMIAEILAREVDFFSIGTNDLIQYSLGIDRTNRYVSHMYQPLHPAVVRSIKHVVDAAHQAGIEVSLCGEMASDPFCVPILMGMQIDCISLTPQAIPGIKRIIRQATMDDCKKLLKLVLESPSVSRTNALVQETIFRQFPDELMFYSSLLDREDGPAH; translated from the coding sequence ATGGCAACCCTCAAAGGCATTCCGGTCTCGGCCGGCATCTCCATCGGACGGGCGTTTTTCCTGAACCGTTCGGGCGTCGGGCCCCTGCCCCGCCAGACCCTGGCCGAGTCCCTGACCGAGGCCGAGACCGTCCGCCTGGACAAGGCCTTCGAGCAGTTCGGCCTGGAGATCGACCAGGCCCGGGAGCGGATTCCGGCGGAGCTCAAGGAACACGGGCTCATCCTCGACTCCCATCTCATGATCTTGAAAGACCCCAAGCTCGCGGGCGCGGCCAAGAAATACATCCGCAGCCTGCGCATCAACGCCGAATGGGCCCTGGACAAGGCCGTGGACGACCTGGAAAAGGCTTTCGCGGCCCTGGACGACCCCTATTTCCGCGACCGCATCCAGGACGTGCGCACCGTGGCCGGCCGGGTCCAGGCCCGGCTCACCGGCCAGGCCAGCGAAATGAAGGCCATCGAGAACCGGGTGGTCCTCATGGCCCACGACATCTCCCCGGCCGACACGGCCACGCTCCAGACCGACAAGATCATGGCCCTGGTCACGGTCCAGGGCGGCAAGACCTCCCACACCGGCATCCTGGCCCGGACGCTCGGCATCCCGGCCGTGGTCGGGGTGACCGAGCTCGAACGCGAGGTCCGCGACGGCGACCTGGTGGTGGTCGACGGGCTGCGCGGGGTGGTGGTCCTGTCTCCCGGCGAGGCGGAGCTCGAGCGGCTCTCCGACCTCAAGTACCAGTTCGAGGCCTACCAGGCCGGCATCATGCGCGGCTGCCACCTGCCGGGCGAGACCATCGACGGCTACCGGGTCAAGGTCAAAGCCAACATCGAGATGCTCGAGGAAGTGCCGACCGTGGTCAACAACGGCGGCGAAGGCATCGGCCTCTACCGGACCGAGTATTCCTACATGAACCGGTCGAAGCTGCCGACAGAAGAAGAATTATACCAGGAATACCTGGATCTTGCCACCATCATGTCGCCCCGGCGCGTCACCCTTCGCACCCTGGACGCCGGGGCGGACAAGTTCGTCTCCACCCTTGGCGCCCTGGACGAGCGCAACCCGGCCCTCGGGCTTCGGGCCATTCGCCTGTGCATGCGCCACCGCGACATCTTCAAGACCCAGCTGCGGGCCATCCTCAGGGCATCGCTCGCCGGCAACGTCTCGGTCATGTTCCCCATGATTTCGGGCCTGCGCGAAATCCGCCAGGCCAAGGCCATGCTGGCCGAGGCCAAGGCCGAGCTGCGCCAGGAAGGCAGCCGGTTCGAGGCCGACATGCCGGTCGGCATCATGATGGAGCTGCCCTCGGCTGTGATGATCGCCGAGATCCTGGCCCGGGAAGTGGATTTTTTCAGCATCGGCACCAACGACCTCATCCAGTATTCGCTCGGCATCGACCGGACCAACCGTTACGTCTCCCACATGTACCAGCCGCTGCATCCGGCCGTGGTCAGGAGCATCAAGCACGTGGTCGACGCGGCCCACCAGGCCGGCATCGAAGTGAGCCTTTGCGGCGAGATGGCCTCCGATCCCTTTTGCGTCCCCATCCTCATGGGCATGCAGATCGACTGCATAAGCCTCACCCCCCAGGCCATCCCCGGCATCAAGCGCATCATCCGGCAGGCCACCATGGACGATTGCAAAAAACTGCTTAAATTGGTGCTGGAAAGCCCCTCGGTCAGCCGGACCAACGCCCTTGTCCAGGAAACGATCTTCCGCCAGTTCCCGGACGAGTTGATGTTTTATTCCTCGCTCCTGGACCGCGAGGACGGGCCGGCCCACTAG